The Variovorax paradoxus B4 genome includes a region encoding these proteins:
- a CDS encoding universal stress protein, whose product MNFKTILVHLDHSQRSPARAALAARWARAHEGHLVGLVPTGLRDGVIPADAIATGMTDFIAESADYLRRRAEAISREFRESIVATGTLPYEVRLVEGATIDAVVQHGRASDLVVLGQDDGSNAMDISVHGLAAHVLMEVGQPVLIVPSTGQFESVARNAVVAWNGSREAAVALHAALPALRRASRVTLVSFRHPKDEEDDDRQPSAADMLRFLSRHGIQATFERNVTDIDVADALLSRVADLGADLLVMGGYGHSRLRELVLGGVTRQILAQMTVPVLTAH is encoded by the coding sequence ATGAATTTCAAGACCATCCTTGTCCATCTCGACCATTCGCAGCGCAGTCCGGCGCGTGCGGCGCTGGCGGCCCGGTGGGCCAGGGCGCACGAAGGCCATCTTGTCGGCCTCGTGCCGACCGGGCTGCGCGACGGCGTGATTCCCGCCGATGCCATTGCCACGGGCATGACCGACTTCATCGCGGAATCGGCCGACTACCTGCGCCGGCGTGCCGAAGCCATCAGCCGGGAGTTCAGGGAGAGCATCGTGGCGACGGGCACCCTTCCGTACGAGGTTCGCCTGGTGGAGGGTGCGACCATCGATGCCGTGGTGCAGCATGGCCGCGCGAGCGATCTGGTCGTGCTGGGGCAGGACGACGGGTCGAACGCGATGGACATCTCGGTGCATGGCCTCGCGGCGCATGTGCTGATGGAAGTGGGGCAGCCCGTGCTGATCGTGCCTTCCACCGGGCAGTTCGAGAGCGTCGCTAGGAACGCGGTGGTTGCCTGGAACGGTTCGCGCGAGGCCGCCGTCGCCCTTCATGCCGCGCTGCCGGCGCTGCGGCGCGCATCCCGCGTGACGCTCGTTTCGTTCCGCCACCCGAAGGATGAAGAAGACGACGACCGGCAACCCTCCGCCGCGGACATGCTCCGATTCCTGTCGCGGCACGGCATCCAGGCGACGTTCGAGCGGAATGTCACCGACATCGACGTCGCCGACGCGCTGCTGTCGCGCGTCGCGGACCTGGGCGCCGACCTGCTCGTGATGGGCGGCTACGGCCATTCGCGGCTGCGCGAATTGGTCCTTGGCGGTGTCACGCGGCAGATCCTCGCGCAAATGACCGTGCCCGTCCTGACGGCGCATTGA